Proteins encoded in a region of the Pseudomonas shahriarae genome:
- a CDS encoding response regulator has product MPERKLRILLVEDHPFQLLAIQCLLKSFGFHQLTPAESAEQAIKLMRTTEAPFDIMLCDQCLPDLTGLELVEIACHTGFVKSAVLLSGLPALELECLKTLAIQRDLRLLGYLAKPLNKEAWIELISQSGLADD; this is encoded by the coding sequence ATGCCCGAACGAAAATTGCGCATCCTGTTGGTGGAAGATCACCCTTTTCAACTCCTGGCCATTCAGTGCCTGCTCAAGAGTTTCGGCTTCCACCAACTGACCCCTGCCGAGAGTGCGGAGCAGGCGATCAAGTTGATGAGAACAACCGAGGCCCCCTTCGATATCATGTTATGCGATCAATGCCTGCCGGACCTCACCGGGTTGGAGCTGGTGGAGATAGCCTGCCATACGGGCTTTGTCAAAAGTGCTGTATTGCTAAGTGGACTGCCTGCCCTCGAACTGGAATGTTTGAAAACCCTGGCAATACAACGTGACTTGCGCCTGCTTGGATATTTGGCTAAGCCCTTGAATAAAGAAGCCTGGATCGAATTGATCAGCCAGTCGGGACTTGCCGATGATTAA
- a CDS encoding transporter substrate-binding domain-containing protein, whose protein sequence is MPRRLKDYLIILSTGLCLSTAVPATQTAPERYALLSRAGIVQLDTQLTPTQRHWLQNKRELLLGASTPDYPPFDITASGRDYEGITADYAGILAKALALPVSVVRYPSREAAIQALEEGKIDLLGSANGFEASNTDIVLSTPYAVDQPVLVTRDTETRPLDDGLAGLRLSLVYHYLPLKEVEALYPNAIIQIYPSYLNALNAVAFDQADVFLGDTISTHYMINKGYLKNIRMANFGKHEAYGFSFAVHRDQQTLLGIINTVLAGVGTYERENIAKRWSAGSDILLTDHKLQLSQREERWLMDHPVVKVVINETFAPLTFADSDGQLRGMTADLLELIRLRTGLRLEFLNTRNVKQMIEQVENGNADIIAAISPSRERETKLNFSRPYLQNSYVLLTRKEPGAPSSLEQMAGKKLAITEGNPLVGYLRREFAQITLVEASDTFKASEMLAQGQVDGAVNSLVVANYFLSSHFFQGQLQVSSSIGTQLASFSLATSRSATELASILDKALLSIAPDELGVINNRWRGYTAASDSYWRNYHRLIIQIVSAAGLLLLTSLAWNGYMRRQIKQRQMAERALSDQYEFMRALVNETPHPIYVRDRNGLLQTCNDSYLQVFGVKREDVIGKSVMQINLENEAQASQYHADYLRVVAEGKPLILDRALHIHGQHLTIYHWILPYRDSVGKVQGIIGGWIDISERRQLFDDLRSAKDRADEANRAKSTFLATMSHEIRTPMNAVIGMLELTLKRADHGHLDRPAIEVAYNSAKDLLELIGDILDIARIESGRLSLAPERVNLRELIESVVRVFDGLARQKSLNLLLEFNPGVEERDVQIDPLRFKQVLSNLVSNAIKFTEQGEVKIRVDIQATGEPQQIEMKLVVEDTGIGISRDDQQRLFEPFSQADNSGHLARSGAGLGLVICRSLCEMMGGQLTLSSVPRVGTQVFVSLQMTSLPPAYPLIELKPATQDAAAVLNVLVVDDHPANRLLMCQQLGFLGHRFTAVQHGAAGFQAWRQEHFDLIIADCNMPIMNGYELARSIREHEQREDITPCIILGFTANAQPEEKQRCRDAGMNDCLFKPISLTTLERHLAEITPLSPGRIFDLDSLNTLTGGDPLLSQRLLEELLSSSRRDREELMAMLGQGTPQDLIDQAHKIKGAARIVQARTLAKQCEVLEQAGEAADPVQVEIWIKAIEQAMLDLEHVLQEQLDNMAPL, encoded by the coding sequence ATGCCAAGGCGTTTAAAGGACTATCTAATCATTTTGAGTACCGGGCTGTGCTTGAGTACAGCCGTGCCAGCCACTCAAACCGCTCCAGAACGCTACGCACTGCTGAGTCGTGCCGGCATCGTTCAGTTGGACACTCAACTGACCCCCACGCAGCGCCATTGGCTACAAAACAAACGGGAACTGCTGCTGGGAGCCTCGACACCCGACTACCCACCTTTCGACATCACCGCCAGCGGTCGTGACTATGAAGGTATTACTGCCGATTACGCGGGCATCCTCGCCAAAGCCCTGGCATTGCCCGTCTCGGTGGTGCGCTACCCCTCGCGGGAGGCGGCAATCCAGGCACTGGAAGAGGGGAAAATCGACCTGCTGGGCAGCGCCAACGGATTTGAAGCGAGCAACACCGACATCGTCCTGTCAACACCCTATGCGGTCGACCAGCCGGTACTGGTCACCCGTGACACAGAAACCCGCCCGCTCGATGACGGGCTGGCGGGCCTGCGCTTGAGCCTTGTCTACCACTACCTGCCCTTGAAAGAAGTCGAAGCGCTGTACCCCAATGCGATCATCCAGATCTATCCGTCCTATTTGAATGCGCTGAATGCCGTGGCCTTTGACCAGGCCGATGTGTTTCTCGGCGATACCATTTCCACCCATTACATGATCAACAAGGGCTACCTGAAGAACATCCGCATGGCCAATTTCGGCAAGCACGAAGCGTACGGCTTCAGTTTTGCCGTGCACCGCGACCAGCAGACCCTGCTGGGCATCATCAATACGGTCCTCGCCGGTGTCGGGACCTACGAGCGGGAGAACATCGCCAAACGCTGGAGTGCAGGCAGCGATATCCTGCTGACCGACCATAAGTTGCAGTTGAGCCAGCGTGAAGAGCGCTGGCTCATGGATCACCCAGTGGTGAAAGTGGTCATCAACGAAACCTTCGCGCCACTGACATTCGCCGACTCAGATGGTCAACTGCGGGGCATGACCGCCGACCTGCTGGAGTTGATCCGGCTACGTACGGGCTTGCGCCTGGAGTTCCTGAACACCCGCAACGTCAAACAGATGATCGAGCAGGTGGAAAACGGCAATGCCGACATCATTGCCGCCATCAGCCCCAGCCGCGAACGCGAAACCAAGCTCAATTTCAGCCGCCCGTACCTGCAGAACTCCTATGTCCTGCTGACACGCAAGGAACCTGGGGCACCCTCAAGCCTTGAGCAAATGGCGGGGAAAAAACTGGCAATCACCGAAGGCAACCCCCTGGTGGGCTACCTGCGCCGCGAGTTTGCACAGATCACCCTGGTGGAGGCCAGCGACACCTTCAAGGCCTCGGAAATGCTGGCCCAGGGGCAAGTGGATGGGGCCGTCAACTCGTTGGTGGTTGCCAACTACTTCCTCTCATCCCACTTCTTCCAGGGTCAGTTGCAGGTCAGTTCGAGTATCGGCACGCAACTGGCTTCTTTTTCCCTGGCGACGTCACGCAGCGCCACCGAACTGGCCTCCATTCTCGACAAGGCCCTGCTCAGCATCGCGCCGGACGAACTTGGGGTCATCAACAACCGCTGGCGTGGCTACACGGCCGCCTCCGACAGCTATTGGCGCAACTACCACCGTCTGATTATCCAGATCGTCAGCGCCGCCGGGCTGCTGCTGCTTACATCCCTGGCCTGGAACGGCTACATGCGCCGACAGATCAAGCAGCGGCAGATGGCGGAAAGGGCCCTGAGCGATCAATACGAATTCATGCGCGCCCTGGTCAATGAGACCCCTCACCCGATCTACGTGCGTGATCGCAATGGTTTGCTACAGACCTGCAATGACAGTTACTTGCAGGTCTTCGGCGTCAAGCGCGAGGACGTCATCGGCAAGAGTGTCATGCAGATCAACCTGGAAAACGAAGCACAAGCCAGTCAGTACCATGCCGACTATCTGCGGGTAGTCGCCGAAGGCAAGCCGCTGATCCTGGATCGCGCCCTGCATATTCATGGGCAGCACCTGACGATCTATCACTGGATCCTGCCGTACCGCGATTCGGTCGGTAAGGTCCAGGGCATCATCGGCGGCTGGATTGATATCAGCGAACGCCGCCAATTGTTCGATGACCTGCGCAGCGCCAAGGACCGTGCCGATGAGGCCAATCGCGCGAAAAGCACATTCCTGGCGACCATGAGTCATGAGATCCGCACCCCCATGAACGCGGTGATCGGCATGCTGGAGCTGACCCTCAAGCGTGCCGACCATGGGCATCTGGATCGTCCGGCCATCGAGGTGGCCTACAACTCGGCCAAGGACTTGCTGGAGTTGATTGGCGACATCCTCGACATCGCACGCATCGAGTCGGGTCGCCTGAGCCTGGCGCCGGAACGCGTCAACCTGCGGGAACTGATCGAGTCGGTGGTGCGTGTGTTCGATGGGCTGGCACGCCAGAAGAGTCTCAATTTGCTACTGGAGTTCAATCCCGGCGTTGAAGAACGTGATGTGCAGATCGACCCCCTGCGCTTCAAACAGGTCCTGTCGAACCTGGTGAGCAATGCCATCAAGTTCACCGAGCAGGGCGAAGTGAAGATCAGGGTGGATATCCAGGCCACCGGCGAGCCACAGCAAATCGAGATGAAACTGGTGGTCGAGGACACCGGCATCGGGATCAGCCGAGACGATCAGCAGCGCCTGTTCGAACCGTTTTCCCAGGCCGACAATTCCGGGCACCTGGCCAGGAGCGGCGCAGGTCTTGGGCTGGTCATCTGTCGTAGCCTATGCGAAATGATGGGAGGGCAACTGACCCTGAGCAGCGTGCCCAGGGTCGGCACCCAGGTGTTTGTCTCGCTGCAGATGACCAGCCTGCCACCTGCCTACCCGCTGATCGAGCTCAAGCCTGCGACCCAGGATGCTGCGGCGGTGCTCAATGTGCTGGTGGTGGACGACCATCCGGCCAACCGCCTGCTCATGTGTCAGCAACTGGGTTTCCTCGGGCACCGGTTCACTGCAGTCCAGCATGGCGCGGCGGGGTTCCAGGCCTGGCGCCAGGAGCACTTCGACCTGATCATTGCCGACTGCAATATGCCGATCATGAACGGCTATGAACTGGCACGGTCGATCCGCGAACATGAACAACGGGAGGACATCACGCCCTGCATCATCCTGGGCTTTACCGCCAATGCTCAGCCGGAGGAAAAACAGCGCTGCCGGGATGCAGGCATGAACGACTGCCTGTTCAAACCCATCAGCCTTACCACACTGGAGCGCCATCTGGCCGAGATCACCCCACTGTCGCCAGGGCGGATCTTTGACCTCGATAGCCTGAACACCCTCACCGGTGGTGATCCACTGTTAAGCCAGCGTCTGTTGGAAGAATTGTTGAGCAGCAGCCGGCGTGATCGCGAGGAACTCATGGCAATGCTCGGACAAGGCACGCCTCAGGACCTGATCGACCAGGCCCACAAGATCAAGGGCGCTGCCAGGATCGTCCAGGCCCGCACACTGGCCAAGCAATGTGAGGTGCTGGAACAGGCAGGTGAGGCAGCCGACCCGGTGCAGGTCGAGATTTGGATCAAAGCCATAGAACAAGCCATGCTCGACCTTGAGCACGTGCTGCAAGAGCAGTTGGACAATATGGCGCCATTGTAG
- a CDS encoding response regulator transcription factor — MNTVFIIDDHPVIRLAIRMLLEHEGYKVVGETDNGCDAIQMVRECLPDLIILDISIPKLDGLEVLCRFNAMSTPMKTLILTAQSPTLFATRCMRSGADGYVCKEGDLSELLSAVRAVLSGYNYFPSQALNSTGTDVGENEELNLFKAVNDRELMVLQLFAQGRTNKEIAKGMFLSNKTVSTYKKRLMQKLKAKSLVELIEMAKRNALV, encoded by the coding sequence ATGAATACAGTTTTTATTATTGACGACCACCCGGTCATTCGACTTGCAATCCGAATGTTGCTGGAACATGAAGGTTACAAAGTAGTCGGCGAAACAGATAACGGTTGTGATGCAATACAAATGGTCCGCGAATGCCTCCCAGACCTCATAATTCTTGACATCAGTATTCCAAAACTCGACGGACTGGAGGTTCTCTGCAGGTTCAATGCAATGAGCACGCCAATGAAAACCCTGATCTTGACGGCCCAATCGCCGACACTTTTTGCGACACGCTGCATGCGTTCCGGTGCTGATGGCTATGTTTGCAAAGAAGGCGACCTAAGTGAACTGCTAAGTGCTGTCAGAGCTGTACTTTCAGGTTACAACTATTTCCCAAGCCAGGCATTAAACAGCACCGGCACCGATGTGGGAGAAAACGAAGAATTGAATCTTTTCAAAGCCGTTAATGATCGGGAACTTATGGTCCTACAACTTTTCGCGCAAGGCCGTACAAACAAGGAAATTGCCAAAGGCATGTTCCTCAGCAACAAAACTGTTAGCACTTATAAAAAACGACTTATGCAAAAACTTAAGGCCAAGTCCTTGGTAGAACTTATCGAGATGGCAAAACGCAACGCGTTAGTGTGA